The following is a genomic window from Geobacillus subterraneus.
GCAATGATCGGGTTTTTTGCCGTTTACACGTGCGCTGTCACGTTCATCCGCCGGAAAATCGATGCCACGATCGGATAGACGATGACCATCGCTACTGTGTTCAATGCCGCGGCTGGCAGCACAACGGTGACAAACAGCGCCGAAAACGCCGTTCCGCCCGGCAACCCGACGAGCAGGAGCGCCGCCGTCAAAAATACCGCGCCGGAGATGACGGTGCCGACAGCCGTCAACACCGCGGCCCCGACAACTGTTTGGCTATATTTTTTCAGCAAGGTCACTAGGGCAAACACAACAAAGGCAGTGATGATTTTATCGATTACATTAGGCAGCTGACCGCCTGGGAACGTCGTCGTCATGGCGGAAATCAAGCCGGTGGCGACACCGACAAGGCCGGCCGCTTTGGCGCTTGGAAACAACAAAATCGCCAAAAACATCATCGCCAGCATCATATCCGGCTTCATGCCGGCAAACAGCCCGGGAATGACCGCGTGCAACACAGCTCCAATTCCGACTAACAGCGCCATCGATACTAATGTTCTCACATTCATGCTCATCTCTCCTCATCTCTCCTCATCTATTCTCCTGCTTGAGAATGTTTCTATCATTATATCACTTTGCCGTGTAAAAGTGAAGAAGAAATTTTCAGGCAAAACGACGGCGGAAGTCGTTCATAAACGATGCGAGCGCCTCGCACGCCTCAAGCGGCACCGCGTTGTAAATCGACGCCCGGCAGCCGCCGACCGACCGATGTCCACCGAGCCCGATAAAGCCCCGCTCTTTCGCCTCAACAAGGAACGCCTTCGTCAGTTCTTCGCTCGGCAGCGTGAACGTGACGTTCATGAGCGAGCGGCTTCCTTTTTCTGCATGTGGTCTGTAAAAGCCGCCGCTTTCGTCAATGGCCTCATACAGCACGGCCGCTTTTTGCCGGTTGCGCGCTTCGATCGCCGTCACGCCGCCCTGTTCTTCAACCCATTCGAGCACGAGCGACAACATATAAATCGCAAACGTCGGCGGTGTGTTGTATAGCGAATTGCTTTTTTGGTGCGTCCGGTAGTCGAGCATCGTCGGCAGCCCGTCCGGAATGCGTTCAAGCAAATCGTTGCGGAGGATGACGACCGTGACCCCCGACGGGCCAAGATTTTTTTGCGCCCCGGCGTAAATCAAGGCAAACTTGCCGACATCAAACGGCCGACTCAAAATGTCGCTTGACATATCAGCGATAAGATCAGCCGGCACATCCGGGAACTCCTGCCATTGCGTGCCGAAAATCGTGTTGTTGGACGTAATATGGACGTAGGCAGCATCCTTTGGCCATTTCACGTCGTCCAACGCCGGAATATGCGTGTAGTTCGCCTCTTTGCTTGACGCGACGACTGTTGTCAAGCCGACTTTTTGTGCTTCTTTCAGCGCTTTTTCCGACCATGCGCCGGTTAAAATGTAGCAGCCGATTTTCCCTTCGGTGAGGAAATTCATCGGCACCATCGAAAATTGCAGACTCGCCCCGCCTTGCAAAAACAAAACATCATAGTCATCCGGTACGTTGAGGAGCCGTTTGAGCCGCTCTTGCGCCGCACGATGGACGGTATCATACTCTTTGCTCCGGTGGCTTAATTCCATCACCGACATGCCGGTGCCCTGAAAATTGAGCAGCTCCTTTTGCGCCCGTTCGAGCACCGGCAGCGGCAACGCCGACGGGCCGGCATTGAAATTGTACGCGCGTTTCATTGTCATCCCTCACTTTATTGTCCAAGTAGTCCATTTGATATTACTATCCTAACATGAATTTTTAAAAAAGAAAGGGAATTTTTCGAAAAAAGCGTTTTCAAATGATGCTTTCCAAAAAAGAAAGCCCTTGGATCTTACAAGGGCTTCGCCTGCTTTCGCCGTTCTCGCTCTTGGCGGATGCGCTCCATATAAATTTCCCCTTCTTTTTCAATGAACACCTCATCGATTTCCCGCTCCCGCGCCGCTGTTTTCACGGTCATATAGCCGCTGAAAATAATGCCGGCAACAACTAAGTAAATCCACCACGGCAAGCTAAGCATCGCCATCCCCCTTTTTCATGTGCTTGTCTTACTAAACTATACGCGCAAGCAGACAACCGTATGCATAAAGAAAGAGACGGACATGCCGCCTCTTTCTTCGGGACAACGCTTATGCTTCGTTTCGCTCTTTCTTTTTCCTCTTCGCTTTCCTCCACTGTCGGCGCAGCTCATTCAACTTTTCTTTCGCCTGTTCGTGCTGAGTCGTTGGGACGATTTCAATGACCGGTTCGATCACGCCTCATCCCTCCTTTGCATGACGCTATTTTTCATTACCCGCTTTCTTTGGTGCTGAAACAGCCAAAAACGCCGGCTTGTAAAATGAACGGTTGTCAAGGGCAAAAATGCGTTCCGTGAACTCACCCGGCTTCACCTTTTCCAGCGCGCGGTCGATCATATTCATTTTCGCATCCAAATTATCAATATAATGAAGCACTTCCGCCTCTTTGACAAGCGGCGGCTTCGGGCTGCCCCACTCCGCTTTGCCATGGTGCGACAGAACGAGATGCTGCAAAATGACGACTTCTTCACCTTGAATGCTGAGCTGCTCGGCCGCCTTGCTAATTTCGCTGACCATGATTGAAATATGACCGAGCAAATTGCCTTCAAGCGTATACACCGCCGATACTGGGCCGGACAGTTCGATCACTTTGCCAAGGTCATGCAAAATAATGCCGGCATAAAGCAAGTCTTTATTGAGCGACGGATACAAACGGACAAGCGCCTCAGCAAGTTCGAGCATCGAGACGACGTGATACGCCAGTCCAGAAATAAACTCATGATGGTTTTTCGTCGCCGCTGGATACTCAAAAAACGGCTTTTCATATTTCTTCAGCAAATAACGCGTAATGCGCTGAATGTTTGGATTTTCCATGGAAAATATGTAATCCATCACTTTCGCCTTCATTTCCTCACGAGTAAGCGGAGCAGTCTCTAAAAAATCATCAACACGCACCGCTTCGCTCGGATGGGCGGGGCGGATCGAGCGGATGCGAAGCTGCAGTTTGCCGCGGTAATTATGAATATCACCGACCACTTTGACAATGCATTCCGGCGCGTACCGTTCCTCATCGTCAGGAGACACATCCCACAGCTTTGCTTCAATGTCGCCGCTTTTATCTTGTAAAATTAATGTTAAAAACGGCTTGCCGTTGCTGGCAATGCCTTTCGTTGCGGATTTGATGAGCAAAAAGAGATCAACTTGTTCCCCAACCTCATAATGGATGATGCCTTTCGCCACTTCGTTCTCCTCCGTTTCTCTGTACGTATTTTCTAGTATATCATAACGGGCAAAGGGCAAAAAGAAAGCCTTGCCGAAACGGCAAGGGAACATTAGCCCAAACGGCCCGTCCACTGTTTATTTTTTTGTCAGCTGGATGGCCTGTTTTATATCCTTGAAAATGTTCATTCGTCCATACATCAGCACGCCGCCTCGGTACACTTTGGCGCCAAAATAAATGAGCAAGGCAATCGTCGCCGCCAAAAGCGCAAGGCAAAGCGCCACTTCCCATCCCGGCACGGAAACGAGGCCAATGCGCAAAAACATGAGCATCGGCGCGAAAAAGGGAACGAACGAAGCGCCGGTCACGAACGCCGACTCTGGCGCATTCAAGCCAAACATCGCGATCATAAAGGCAGCGACAACCAGCATCATGACCGGCGTAATCGCCGGCTGTACATCCTCAACCCGGCTGACGAGCGAACCGAGCACGGCAAACAGCACCGCGTACAAGAGGTAACCGAGCAAGAAAAAAACGAGTGCATACACAAAGATTGAGGCCGGCAGGTGATCCAATCCGAGGAAACGCCACACTTCCTGTCCGCTCGTTTTTAACGCGGCGAACGCAACGGCGAAAAACACGAAAAATTGCGTCAAGCTGACAAGCGCAACGCCGATGATTTTGCCAAACAGCTGTTGGACTGGCGGGACGCTTGACACTAAAATTTCCATCACGCGCGACGATTTTTCCGTCGCCACCTCCGTCGCGATCATGCCGCCATACATCAAGACGAACATATACATCGCGAACAGAAGGACATAAACGAGAGAGCGCGCTTCGTTCAGCTCCTCTTCCGTCTTCGCGTTTTTTTCCAATGCCACCTTTTGGAACGGAACCGGTTTGGAAAGCTCCGCCATCTGTTCATCCGTCAGCCCGAGCTTAGCAGCTGAAAGTGCTGTTTTCAGCTGGCTTAGCGCTCGTTCCAACACCTCAGGCGTCTGATTGTCCACAATCGTATTGGCATAATACACCGCTGCCGGCAATCCTTCCGCATCCATCGACAAGACGAGCAATCCGTCCCATTTGCCTTCTTTGACCGCTTCTTTCGCTTCGTTTTCCATATCCGTAATTTTCGTCAACGCGATTTGATTATGGTTTGCCTGCTTCGCAAGCGGACCGTACAAAGATCCCGTGCGGTCAATGACCGCGACATGAGGCTTTTCATCACCGGTGAAAAACTCAATGATCGGCTGAATGTTGGCCACCCCGATGATCAACAGGCAAGTGATGGCAGTGGTCACCAAAAATGCTTTCGCCTTCAGCTTCGTCTGATACGTATGTACCGCCACAAGGAAAAACTTATTCATACGCCGCACCTACTTTTTCAATAAAGATATCATTCAGAGACGGTTCCTCCAAGGCAAACAGACGAACCGCGAATTTTCCTGCTATATGACCGAGTATCGCTTGCGCCGTCTCCTCATTGGCGATTTGCAGCCGCACCCCTTCCGCCGTCCGCTTCCACTGCAAAACACCAGGAAACCGCGCCAATTGTTCAAACGGTCCGTCTCCTTGAATGATAAGAATTTGCTTGCCAAACGAACGTTTCAGTTCACGCAGCGCTCCCGCCACCACCGCGCGGCCGCGGCGCAAAATGCATACATGCTCGCACAACTCTTCGACGTGTTCCATCCGATGACTTGAAAAAACAATGGTTGTTCCGTTTCGTTTTAAATCAAGCACCGCCTCTTTCAACAGCTCGACGTTTACCGGATCAAGTCCACTGAAAGGCTCATCTAAGATTAATAGATTCGGTCGATGAAGCACAGCGGCAATAAACTGGATTTTTTGTTGGTTGCCTTTCGACAACTCCTCAACCCGCTTGTTGGCGTAATCACGGATATGAAAACGCTCGAGCCAGCGATTGATTTCTGGGACAATATCGGCCTTTTTCATTCCGCGCAACCGTCCTAAATACAAAAGCTGCTCTTGCACTTTCAACTTCGGATACAATCCGCGCTCTTCCGGCAAATAACCGATCAGGTGACTTTTAGAGTAATCAATCGATTCTCCTTGCCACCGAATCGTGCCTTCTGTCGGCAATAGGAGCCCTAAAATCATCCGAAAGGTTGTCGTTTTTCCCGCTCCATTTGCCCCAAGCAATCCAAACATTTTCCCTTCTGGAACCGTCAACGTCAAATGATCAACAGCCGTCGTCTGACCAAATCGCTTCGTCACATCAATGATCTCTAAACTCATCCACATTCCCCCAAAATAAAATGAAATTTCCACCCCTATATATAACGTCTACCACCTAAAAAAAGTTTCAACCACAAGCAGGAATTTTCCTTATGATTCGCTAATGAAAAAGAAGTGAATCATGATTCAGCGAAGGGAGATGTTCACATGCCGACGTATACGTTGACCGCTTTTGAACGTAATGGAGAAAAGTTGCTTGATGAGACATTTGAAGCGGCCAATGATGAGGAAGCAAAAAAAATCGGCGAACAGAAGCTGCGCGAACGCGGCTGTTTTGATAAGACACATCGCTGCGTCAACGCAAGCGGCAAGCTGATTTTGTTTCACCGCTAAGCGAAAACACCCCGGGCGCCCGGGGTGTTTTCGCTCAGCCAAACAAGGCGGCCATGATGGTCAATTTTTCTTCTGTATATTCCATAAAATGTTCGTTATACACCTTCGGCTCTTTCGGATTCGCCTGACGGGTGAGTTTCCTTGTTTTCGGGTCGACAAATTTGCTTGACGCCCCGCAGCCGAGTCCGATGATCGACTGCTGCTCTTCCATGATCATAATATTGTAAATGCTCTCATGTCCCGGCAAGGCGTAACCGACATTTTCGAGATTGCCGAGAATATTTTTTTGCCGATACAAATAATACGGCACATAACCATGCTTGCTCGTCCACTCTTCGGCCGCTTTCATCATCGCCTGTATTTCTTCGCGGCCGGCGACTTTATACTTTTGTTTGTTTTTCGTCATTTCCGAAGCCCGCTTAAACGACAGCGTATGAACGGTGAGCGACTCCGGCATGAGCCGTTCCGTCTCGGCGAGCGTATGCGTAAACTCCGGCAGCCCTTCGCCAGGCAGGCCGATAATTAAGTCCATATTAATATTGTTCATCCCCATTTTTCGTGCCAAGTGAAATTTGTTGATCGTTTCCTCAACAGTATGATGGCGGCCGATCGCTTTTAACGTCTCTTGGATATACGATTGCGGATTGATGCTAATGCGGTCGATCCGCCATTTTTTCAAGACGTCAAGCTTTTCTGGCGTAATCGTGTCCGGCCGCCCAGCTTCGACGGTTATTTCACGGATGCGGTCGACATCTGGAAATACGTTGTACATATGGGCGTACAGCCGGTCCATTTCCTCGGCCGTAATGCTCGTCGGCGTCCCGCCGCCGTAATAAATCGTCGTAATCCGGATGCCGCGTTCGCGCAAAAAGCGGCCGACCGCTTCCATTTCGTAATGAAGCCCGGCTAAAAAGGCGTCAACCGACCCTTGGCGGCCGTTGATTGCATACGCCGGAAACGTGCAGTACGCACATTTCGTCGGACAAAACGGAATGCCGATATAAATGCTCACTTCATGGGCCAAATCGTACAAGTCCGGCACCACCGTGAGCTGGCGGTCAACGATCGCTTGCATGAGCTCGATTTTTTCTTTTGTTACTAAATATTCTTGCGCTAGCTTCCGATGCGCCTCTTCTTTCGTCATCCCGGAACGCAGCAGCTGATGAAGCAGCTTCACCGGGCGGACGCCGGTTAAAATGCCCCACGGCTGCACGATGCCGGTATAACGTTCAAGAAGCGTTATATACACATGGAAAACCGCGTTTTTCAACTGTTTTTCGCGCGCTTTTCCATCGGCTTCAGCCGGCGCCTCATGCTCATGCCCGGCCTCCTCGACGCGCCCGGACGTCCGATCCGCCAGCGTTCCGGAAACGGTGATGCGGCCGTTCTCGTTAACAGTAAACGAAACGGAGATATCCGCTTCCGGAAGCGGCGTAAATGAAAGCGCGGCCGATTCAAAAAACAGCTCGCTCATCACTTCGAGCGGACGCTGAAACCGTTCGGGATTCGGCAGTCCTTGAATTTCGATACGCACGTTCATCACCTTTTCTGTCAAACTTCTTTCAGTGTACAGAACTGCTGTTTCCCTCGTCAAGCGGAAGAATGCACCTCCCCCGCCGCCTTTACGGGAAAGCGCCGCTTCGATCCAGGTGATGAAAAAATCAACGATGCAAACAGACCACAGATCGTTTCTCGATGGCGGTTTCAGAAAGAAAAAAAGAGGTCTCCAACACAACGGGACCCCCTTTTTTCAATAGGCTATATATACATTGAACGGTTTCACAATTCGATATGCTCTGTCCCACTAGAGAGCAGACCGCTTTTGAGTCAGTCCCCTCCCTTGCCGTTTACTGTTTCGTTTTAAGTTTTTGCAAAAATTCGATTCGCTGTTGTTTGCGGAAATGTTCTTTTACCATGTAAGCGACGCCGAGCTGTTCGTTCGAGCGCGTCACCCAGTCGGCTGCCCGCTTCACCTCGGCCGGCGCATTGCCCATGGCGACGCCAAGCCCAGCCGCCTCAATCACCGGCAAGTCGTCAACGCCATCGCCGATCACTACCGTTTCTTTGAGCGATACGCCGATATGCTGAGCGAGCCGGCGCAGCCCAGCGAGCTTGGATACGCCTTGCGGGACAATTTCCATTTTTCCGCCCGGCTGCATAATCATATCAATGGACGGAACGGATTTCGCCAGCACAGCCGCGGCTTCATCCCGCTCCGCATCCCCGGCAAAATAGACATCCATTTTCGGCACGGCCATCGGTTCGTCGATCAGCACATCGCCGAGCGAATCGACAAACTGGGTCGGGTAGAAAAACGGATCGCTTGACGAGAGCACTGTCTGTACGACGAGATTTTTTTTCACTTTTTTCCGGTTGCCGAGCGAATACCGCTCATGCATCAGACGAATATTGCAGTTAAAGTTTTCCAAAATCTGCACAATGTTAAACGTCCGCTCTTCTGGAATTACCGCCTCAAACAGCTTGTCATCAAGCGTTTTGCCGATGATCGCCCCTTGAAAGGTGATAAGCAACCCATCAAGCCGCAGCGCTTTGGCCACTTTGCGGGCGGAGAGCAAATTGCGGCTCGTGATTAATGTGACGTAAACCCCTTTTCGCTTCACATAGTCGACCGCCTCTTTCGTTTCGCGCGGCAGGCGGCCGTTATTTTTCAAAATGGTTCCATCGATGTTGAGCGCTAACAGCTTATACACGGCTGTCTCCCCCTTTTGTCCGTCCCTCGTTTTCCGTCAACTTTCTTTGACGCCGCCTCTTCATCTGCTAGCGGCAGCTTTGCATTTCCTGTCATTCTCATGACTATGACAGAACGGACAAAAAAAGAACACCCGACCGGGTGTTCTTTCCTATTTTTCTCCCATCAACGAACGATGCAACTCTTCGAGCGGTTTCATGGCGATCTGTTGGACTTCAGCGATCGTCATGCTCATTTGCTGCTCGAGTGCCATCAAGCGAGCTAATTTGGCGTTTTGCTGGGCGAGCGCCATCGCCTTTTGCGCCTGTTCCATTTCATCCGGCAAGATGGCCGCTCCGCGCATTTGTTTTTCGTGCAGCCGGAGCTGAATGTCGCGGAAGTTGGCAAACAGCCGGTAGGCGGTTTCATCACGACGGACATCTTCGTACGCGTGTTTCAGCTGCTGAAATGGCTGGCTCGCCCGAATCGCCTGCTCAAGCTGTCTGGCGAGCGCGTGAAGAGATTCAGACATAAAAAGAGCCTCCTACACGAATATCGTTCACGTTCTAACGTATGCGCCAACGGGCGGCGATATGCCCAAAGCTACAGCCATAAGCCGATCGTGCCTTGAACGGCGCCGATCAGCGCGCCAAGCAAAGCGCCCAAATACGTAATCATTTTCAGCTCGCGGCGGGCAATTGATAAAATGATCGCCTCTAATCTTCTTAGTGAAAACGACTCCACTTGATCGCGGACAATGTCTGCCAATCCAAGCTGCGCCACGATTCCCTCGATCTTATCACCAAGCACATGGATCGCTTTGCCCGTTGCCTGTGGAACGAGACGGTCAAACAGTTCCTGTTCATACGGAGCGACAAGCTCGGCGATGGGGCGGTGCAGCCAGCCGTTGCTCCGCACAAGACGACGGGCGGCGGCGCGCACCGCCTCGTGAATACGCTGGCGCCCGATCATCCCTTCCACAGCGGCCAGCGGATAGTCGAGCCACTTGTTCCATTCCGTCCAAAGAAGGCGGGCTAGCATCGTTCTTGTACCGGCATGGCGTAAAAATTTGCTCAGCTCCGATTGCACTTTATCAACGAGATTGACATTGCCGAGCAACATGTGCAACATGCCTCCGACCATCCCTCTCTCTTGGAAAAAGCGGTCAACCATGCCCGCCAGCTGCCGTTTTCCTTCTTCGCTGCTGAAATAGTCAAGCACCCGGTCAGCCAAGTAGTCGGCCAATGTGTCGATGCGCGCCTCCATCGCCCCCTTCAATTCCGGCGGCAATAGATCGCGAATAGGCCGCAGACGCCACGTTTCCCCCCATCGTTCATACGCCTGCTCCGCTTGTTCAGCTGCCAGCTCACTAAGCCGCTCATCAGGCAAATGGACGCTGAGGCGTTCAAGCAGTTGGGCCGGTGTTTCCCGGCGCGAAAGCCACCGTTTCAACCATTCGCGCCCCCAATCAGCCGCCCCCGCCGCGAAGGCAGAATCGGTGAGCTTGCGCCGCAGCCCTTCCGGCGTCACTAAATGCTCAACGACCGTTTTCCCGAGCTGTTCGGCGAGTTCCCGCTTCCGTTTCGGGATCAAGCCGGGAGTTAGCGGCAGCCGCTTCCCGCCTATGTAGATTGGTTCATATGGGCGAAACAACATGACGATCGCGATAAAGTTCGTCACCCCGCCGATGAGCGCCCCGACCGCCATCATAAACACCAAATAAACGAACGTGTCCATCGTCTTCCCCTTTCGTCCGTACCGCTGTCACCAAACGGCCTCCCCCATCATACGATACGGTATAAACGTTTGCCTAATTTTCCATTATAGAGCTTACCTGACGAATGCGCAAATGAGGGACTGCGATGAGCAAACAACGAACCGTTGCCGTGCTGACGGAAATAAAGGAAACAAGTGAACAAACATCGTTTAGGTCCATTCATCGTTTTTGCGAAGAATTGGCGCAATACGGGAAAGAGCGCGGCCTCTTTTTTTACGTCACATCGCCGTCGCTTTACTTGCAGCGCACCGGCTATCAATGGATTGACGGCGAGTGGGCGAAACGGGACGTGCCCCCGGCTGACGTGGTCTACAACCGGCTTCACTCGCGGCAATCGGAACATTCTCCTTTGTTCGCTGAATTGCTCATCCGTCTTGCCGAGGAAGGCGGGGCGATGTTCAACCGCCGTTTTTTGCATAAATGGGAAGTATACCGCCTGTTCGAGCGTCACGAATACTTGCACCCGCATTTGCCCAAAACGGCGTTATGGAGCAGCGAGGATGTGCTGGAGTCATTTCTCGGCGCCTTCCCATCCGTCTTTCTCAAACCGATCCACGGCAGTCAAGGACGGGGGATCTTCTGCCTTGAACGTTCAGACGGCGGAATTCGCCTTCGCCATTCCACTTCCGCTTCAGCAGCCATATACAGCTCAACAGACACATTAGCTTCCGCTTTACGGCGACGAACGAAGCTGCCAATGATCGTTCAACAAGGGCTTGAGCTCCGCACGCTTGACGGCCGCCCGGTCGATTTCCGGCTCCTTTGCCATCGCGTCCGCAACAATCATTGGCGCGTCACCTCAGCCGTTGCCCGCGTAGCGCCGCCCGATCAGTTTGTGGCCAACCTCGCCCGCGGCGGGGAACTGATGGCGATCAATGCGGTATTGCGGAAATGGCATACGGCGTCGGACGCCTTCCACCAAAAACAGCTTCTCAAAGAAATTGCAATTGAAGCAGCGACTGTGCTCGCGTTCGAGGCGGAAGGGCTGTACGGGGAGTTTGGCATCGATCTCGCCATCGATGTTCATGGGCAGCCATGGATCATTGAGGTGAATACAAAGCCGTCGAAACAGACAGAGACGACGGCTGCCTCACAAACCGTTCGCCCGTCGGCGAAAGCGATTATTGACTACTGTTTGACACTGATAGAGGAAAAGGAGTGAACGACATTGATTTCACTCGGTTTTGTCACCCTTGACGAACAGCAAGAGCGCGGGTATTGCACCGAGGTGGCCAAACGCGCCGGGCGCTACGGCATTTCGGTTTGCCGTTTTTCACCGTTAAATATCGACCCGCAGACGGAATATGTTCACGGCTCGATCTTTCAGGCGGAAACGAGCGAATGGACCGACGCCGTCTTTGCTATTCCGCCGTTTTTATACGACCGTTGCTTTTACGGCTATGACGATCGTTCGAAAAAAGCGAAACCGATTATGCATTGGCTGAAGCAGCGGCCGGATGTAGTCTTTTTAGGCTACGGCCTGCCGGGCAAGTGGGAGGTGTACGAATCGCTTTCCTCTCACCCGCTTCTGTCAGCGTATGTACCGCCGACCATCCGCCTCGAGCGCGCCGATGACATGCTCGAACTTCTCCGCCATGAACACGCCGTCGTCGCCAAACCGGTGCACGGCTCCGGCGGACGCGGCATTTACATCATTCAAAAACAAGGAAAAACGCTGTCCGTCCAGGACGGGTTTGGCCAAGAACGGACGGTCATCGCCCGCCGGAAAGAACTCGAGCGGCTCATCACCTCTTTGAATCGCCGCGACGGCTATGCGCTGCAGCCGCTTCTTTCGCTGTCCACTCCGGCGCGCGAACCGTTTGATCTCCGCTTTTTCTTGCAAAAAGATGAAACGGGCCGTTGGATCGAACAGGTGCGGGCTGTGCGGATCGGACGCCCGGGAACATGGGTGGCCAACGTCCGCGCTGGTGCCGATATTCGCCCGTTCGCCGATTGGCTTGACCACTTGCCTTCTCCCAAGCGCATCCTGGTGCTTGACGGCATCGAAACGATCATTCGCACACTGCCAACTTATATCGACAGTGAATTCGGACCGCTGTTTGAGATCGGCTTAGACCTTGGCGTGACTGACAACGGAGCGGTCTGGATTTTGGATGTAAATTCGAAACCAGGAAGAAAAGTAATCAGTATTCTCCCGCCGGAGCAGCAAAACGACATCTATGAGGCACCGCTCCGCTACTGTTTGTTTCTAGCAAGCGAGGTGAATCACCGATGACCTATACGTTACTCATTGATGACAAAGGGAAAAACACCGTCACCTTGCCGGCTTCGTTGCAAACATCCGGGCAAACGGCAGCCGCGTTTGGCAGCCTGCTTGTCCCGTGCCGAATCGTTTCCTCTTCCGCACTTACTGACTGCGTGATCATAACAAGCGACATCGCCCGACGCCTGTCCATTCCGTTTGCTGCTAACATCCATGTCTTTTTGACGGCGGAGGCCGTCCACCTCGGCCCGCTCGTCGGCATTTTGACCGCCGGGTTCACCAAGTCGCTCCATCGCCCAGTTGGAAGCCGGAGCTTCTTTTTCGCCAAGTTGCTGGCACAAGAGAAGCAAGTCGGCGGGTTTGCCTTTTTGTTCGGCACTTCTCATATCGACTGGGAAAACGGCATGGTCAACGGTTATTTTTATACGGAACGAGGCTGGGAGCGTCATATCGTGCCGTTGCCGACCGTGATTTACAACCGCCTGCCGAACCGGCGCATCGAAAATGACGAAACATTTCAAACGATCACTGAGACGCTGCAAACCGCCTATGGCATCCCGGTCTTTAATGGCCATTTTTTCAACAAATGGGAGATTTACCGCCGGCTCGCCTCCCATCCCGAAGCGCAGCCATACTTGCCGACGACAGCCGCCCATATCACATGGCAGACGGTCGAACAGTTTCTTGCCCGCCACACAGAGGCATACGTAAAACCGGCCGACGGCAGCCTCGGCCGCGGCATCTACCATTTAACGAAAAAAAATAATGTCTACGAATGCCGTTTTCGCGATGAACAAGGGGAAACGAAAACCGCTCTGTTTCCGACCGCTATGGCATTATGGCACCACTTGCTCGCCAATGCGCCGCTTCACCGCTATGTCATCCAGCAAGCTGTGCCGCTCATGACCGTCAATGGCCGGCCGACGGATT
Proteins encoded in this region:
- a CDS encoding coproporphyrinogen III oxidase encodes the protein MNVRIEIQGLPNPERFQRPLEVMSELFFESAALSFTPLPEADISVSFTVNENGRITVSGTLADRTSGRVEEAGHEHEAPAEADGKAREKQLKNAVFHVYITLLERYTGIVQPWGILTGVRPVKLLHQLLRSGMTKEEAHRKLAQEYLVTKEKIELMQAIVDRQLTVVPDLYDLAHEVSIYIGIPFCPTKCAYCTFPAYAINGRQGSVDAFLAGLHYEMEAVGRFLRERGIRITTIYYGGGTPTSITAEEMDRLYAHMYNVFPDVDRIREITVEAGRPDTITPEKLDVLKKWRIDRISINPQSYIQETLKAIGRHHTVEETINKFHLARKMGMNNINMDLIIGLPGEGLPEFTHTLAETERLMPESLTVHTLSFKRASEMTKNKQKYKVAGREEIQAMMKAAEEWTSKHGYVPYYLYRQKNILGNLENVGYALPGHESIYNIMIMEEQQSIIGLGCGASSKFVDPKTRKLTRQANPKEPKVYNEHFMEYTEEKLTIMAALFG
- a CDS encoding Cof-type HAD-IIB family hydrolase, with protein sequence MYKLLALNIDGTILKNNGRLPRETKEAVDYVKRKGVYVTLITSRNLLSARKVAKALRLDGLLITFQGAIIGKTLDDKLFEAVIPEERTFNIVQILENFNCNIRLMHERYSLGNRKKVKKNLVVQTVLSSSDPFFYPTQFVDSLGDVLIDEPMAVPKMDVYFAGDAERDEAAAVLAKSVPSIDMIMQPGGKMEIVPQGVSKLAGLRRLAQHIGVSLKETVVIGDGVDDLPVIEAAGLGVAMGNAPAEVKRAADWVTRSNEQLGVAYMVKEHFRKQQRIEFLQKLKTKQ
- a CDS encoding YlbF family regulator produces the protein MSESLHALARQLEQAIRASQPFQQLKHAYEDVRRDETAYRLFANFRDIQLRLHEKQMRGAAILPDEMEQAQKAMALAQQNAKLARLMALEQQMSMTIAEVQQIAMKPLEELHRSLMGEK
- a CDS encoding DUF445 domain-containing protein — translated: MDTFVYLVFMMAVGALIGGVTNFIAIVMLFRPYEPIYIGGKRLPLTPGLIPKRKRELAEQLGKTVVEHLVTPEGLRRKLTDSAFAAGAADWGREWLKRWLSRRETPAQLLERLSVHLPDERLSELAAEQAEQAYERWGETWRLRPIRDLLPPELKGAMEARIDTLADYLADRVLDYFSSEEGKRQLAGMVDRFFQERGMVGGMLHMLLGNVNLVDKVQSELSKFLRHAGTRTMLARLLWTEWNKWLDYPLAAVEGMIGRQRIHEAVRAAARRLVRSNGWLHRPIAELVAPYEQELFDRLVPQATGKAIHVLGDKIEGIVAQLGLADIVRDQVESFSLRRLEAIILSIARRELKMITYLGALLGALIGAVQGTIGLWL
- a CDS encoding YheC/YheD family protein — protein: MSKQRTVAVLTEIKETSEQTSFRSIHRFCEELAQYGKERGLFFYVTSPSLYLQRTGYQWIDGEWAKRDVPPADVVYNRLHSRQSEHSPLFAELLIRLAEEGGAMFNRRFLHKWEVYRLFERHEYLHPHLPKTALWSSEDVLESFLGAFPSVFLKPIHGSQGRGIFCLERSDGGIRLRHSTSASAAIYSSTDTLASALRRRTKLPMIVQQGLELRTLDGRPVDFRLLCHRVRNNHWRVTSAVARVAPPDQFVANLARGGELMAINAVLRKWHTASDAFHQKQLLKEIAIEAATVLAFEAEGLYGEFGIDLAIDVHGQPWIIEVNTKPSKQTETTAASQTVRPSAKAIIDYCLTLIEEKE
- a CDS encoding YheC/YheD family protein, which gives rise to MISLGFVTLDEQQERGYCTEVAKRAGRYGISVCRFSPLNIDPQTEYVHGSIFQAETSEWTDAVFAIPPFLYDRCFYGYDDRSKKAKPIMHWLKQRPDVVFLGYGLPGKWEVYESLSSHPLLSAYVPPTIRLERADDMLELLRHEHAVVAKPVHGSGGRGIYIIQKQGKTLSVQDGFGQERTVIARRKELERLITSLNRRDGYALQPLLSLSTPAREPFDLRFFLQKDETGRWIEQVRAVRIGRPGTWVANVRAGADIRPFADWLDHLPSPKRILVLDGIETIIRTLPTYIDSEFGPLFEIGLDLGVTDNGAVWILDVNSKPGRKVISILPPEQQNDIYEAPLRYCLFLASEVNHR